One Triticum dicoccoides isolate Atlit2015 ecotype Zavitan chromosome 4B, WEW_v2.0, whole genome shotgun sequence genomic window carries:
- the LOC119295014 gene encoding uncharacterized protein LOC119295014, with product MACVDIHGMSVTLTLVDQLSHAVKKRSADENLVLADESEASGWSSAVSDRRLALRRRRGPASSSCRRGCIVVTEGPDCRAEEAVQQVVLGEIEGAQLAAPEIKASSVEELVYWTVL from the coding sequence ATGGCGTGCGTCGACATCCATGGCATGAGCGTGACGCTCACGTTGGTGGACCAGCTGTCGCACGCCGTGAAGAAGAGATCCGCCGACGAGAATCTTGTCCTCGCCGACGAGTCCGAGGCCAGTGGATGGTCTTCGGCGGTCTCCGACCGCAGGCTCGCCCTGCGCCGCCGGCGAGGTCCGGCTTCCTCTTCCTGCCGCCGCGGCTGCATCGTGGTGACGGAGGGGCCGGACTGCCGTGCCGAGGAGGCGGTTCAGCAGGTTGTGCTGGGAGAAATCGAAGGCGCCCAGCTAGCTGCACCGGAGATCAAGGCTTCCTCTGTTGAGGAGCTGGTCTACTGGACAGTACTCTAA